AAGAGAAAATTTCAAAGGAAATAGAAAAACGGTTTGGATGGCAAGTTCCCGTTTTGGTGAAAAGTTGCGGTGGGGTAGATAAAATTTTAAAGGCTTGCCCCTTTAAGGAAACAAAGAAAACTGAGGCGTATTTTATGTTGCTCGCCGCGCCTCCTAAAATTGAATTAATGGAAGCCATAGCGAATCTAAGCTATCCGGAAGAAGAATTTGTTATAATGCCCCAATGTGTTTATATGTACTATAAAAATGGCGCGGGCAAAGCCAAATTGAACAATAATTTTATTGAGAAAAAGCTACAGGTTGCTGCTACTACACGAAATTATCGTACGCTGGCAAAGTTGGTGGAGTTGGCGAAATAGTGTAGATATCTTATTTCCGATATTTATTAATATATGTTTCTTCATTTTCATATTTATGTTTCCATTCATATAAAAGGGCCATAAGTTTTTTAGGTTTTAATCCGTATGTATTGGGAAGTGCGCCATCGCTTTTAGCCAAGAATTGAGAGATCTTTTTTCCTGTTTTATGTTTTGTATGGGAGGATTTGTAAGTGATGGAAACAATAGTTGTATAATGTATATTAACGAGTCCAAAAGATTCTATATCGGACCATTTGGTAAATTCTTTTTGATAAAGTGAGCAGATTTCAAAACCTTCCGGAGTTAATTTTAGATAGCTTGCACGTGGAAGTAGTGTTAGTGCAAACGCACATATGCACAATCCGAAAAAAAGAATGATTCCCCATTTTATAAACGAATTTTGTGGTTCTATCAAAAACCCTATAGTAACGAATGCCGTACAGACTACTAATAGTATTATAATTTTTGCTTTGCTGGGGTTTAATATAAGTGTTACGGTGCCCATATTTTTTGGGAGTTTTTTTTTAATACAATTATTAACCCACACTGTATTTGTATAGAAAATAAAATAATAGGACAATTAAACAAATTTGGAAAATGGTACCCAATAGTGCGTTCTTTTTAAGTTGTTTTTGGTTGTAAAAGGTGTTAAACTTACGTTTGCCAAAATAGAAGACATACCTAAGAATTGCTCCAAACCATTCTGAAGTATTTAAAGCATTGTCTGCTTCATTTTCCCAGTCCATGTCGTTTTCTGAACGGGAATTAAATACTTCAAAATTATTGTCGTAGGGGTGTTCAAAATGTACATTGCCCAAATACGTTTTTTCTTTGCGATCCCTTAGAATAGGAGTGCAGCGAAGGGTATTTTCGGTTTCTAAAATTTTAATGTGAAATTTTGCGTCTATTATAAAGTCAGGCGAGAACCCTTCCCTTTCCAATTGTTTATTTATCTTTTCTTTTAGTTTGGGAAGAAAAATGACAAGGGGTTTTAACTGTAACTCTCTTGGGTGGATTTTATAATTTAAAATATCTATAGTCAATTCGTTTATGCCTTTTTCTGTGGCAGCGTTCCAAATCCAATCTGCCATATAGCCTTTTTTGTAATAGTATTGTTTTCCAAAATAATGGGGGGCAATATTATTCGCAATTTCGCTAACGGTTTGATTATTCACTATACAACGTTGAAGGTTTTTAAATATACCAAATGTTTTTGATCGGAAGCTTTTTTATTCAAAAAACAAATACATACCCCGCTCATCCTGATGGATTAACGGTTCCAAACGGTAGGCGGTTTTCATATTTTCAGCATTGAGCACTTTTTCTTTACTTCCGGCGGCCAGCAGTTCGCCATGGTTCAGCAAAACCAAATGATCGGCGAATTTTGCCGCTAGGTTTAAATCGTGCACTACCCCAACAATCACCAAATCCTTTTGCTTTAAAAGTTCGCGTAGCTTGTGCATAAACTGAAATTGGTAATGCACATCCAAAAAAGTGAGTGGCTCGTCCAAAACCAAATATCTGCAACCATTTTCCGAAGGATACCAAATTTGCGAAACCACGCGCGCAAAGTGAACACGCTGTTTTTCGCCTCCGCTTAACGTTAAATAATCGCGGTCTGCCATTGCTTCAACATCAAAAAACTGCATTGCTTCCTTTATTGCTTGCTCATCTTTCGAGGTAGGATTTACCGAAAAATGCGGATAGCGGCCCATCATCACTACTTCCTTTACTTTTAAGGGAAAAGCGAGCTCGGTGTTTTGCGAAAGCACGGCCCGTACTTTGGCGAGTTCTGCCACGGAAGTATTACGGATGTTTTTTTCTTCATAAAAAACGGTGCCTTCCTGCGGTTTCAGTTGGTTGCAGATTACTTTTACTAATGTTGATTTACCTGCGCCATTGGGCCCGAGGATGAGGTTTATTTTCCCTGGTTCAAAATTTACCGAAATATCCTTCAGAATTGTTTTGCTTCCTATTTTGTACGATATGTTGGTGGCCTTTATCATTTTCAGAAGAAATAATTTTTACGCTGAAGCAAAAAGATGAAAATAGGAACGCCAACTACTGAAGTCACAATGCCGATGGGTAATTCCGCCGGACGTAAAACCATTCGTGAAATAAGGTCTGCAACACAGAGAAGTATTCCCCCGAGTAAAGCGCTATTTCGAATTAAAAAACGGTTATCGCTTCCGTTTATAATTCGCAAAAGATGGGGTACAATCAAGCCAACAAAACTGATAACCCCTACAAAGGCAGTAGCTACAGCCACCATTATTACATTTATAAGAAGAATTTTCCACTTCAAACTCTTAATATTCACTCCCAAAAATTGCGCTTCCTCTTCGCCAATCATCAACGCATTCAAATGTTTTGAATAGCGAAGGGAAATCAAAATCGTTCCAATAGTTGAAATTCCAACAATTAAAACGGAAGTCCAATTGGCGCCGCTCAAGGTTCCGAGATTCCAAAATACGATAGACCGCGCTTGAGGGTCACGAGCTATATAACTCAAAAAGCCCACCCCGCTTAAAAACAAAGCGTTTATGGCAATACCCGTAAGCAACAGTGCTACGATGGAACTTTTACCGCTATTGCGCGATTGCGAAAGGAAAAAAACCAAACCTGTGGATAATAATGCGCCAAGACAGGCCGCCAAAGCCAGGGTCCATTTGCCCACGCTAAAGCCGAAAGTCGCTCCCAAAGCAAAATAAAGTGCTGCTCCAAATGCCGCCCCGCAGGAAGTGCCGATTAGGCCGGGTTCAACAATGGGGTTTCTGAAAAGGGCTTGTAGAAGTGTTCCGCCTACGGCCAAACTTGCGCCAACGAATATGCAGAGTATTGCCCGAGGTAAACGGATTTCCATAAAAATACGTTCGGTGAGATCCATATTGTCCGGGGTGGAAAAATAATTTTTAAAGGAGGAAAAAATTTCTTCCAAAGAAATGGAGACCGCCCCATACCGAATGGAGAAGAAGGTGATTATTACCAAAAGAAGAAGTAATATTGGAAATGTTCCGTTGTATCTGCTTGTCTTTTTCTTCAAAATATTTTTTTACTCACTACTCACTACTCACTATTGATGTATCAACTTCTGCAATTCAATTATATTCTCGCCTGTTCTTGGGCCTAAATACACCATATCGTGTTCCTCAACACGGTACACTTTTCCCTCCTTAAAAGCACGCGTACTTGAAATGCCTGGCAACGTTCCCACTTCTTCTGTGGAACCTAATTTATCGTACCCAAAATCAGTTAATAGAATAACATCCGGATCGCTTTGTGCTACTACTTCAGGAGAAAATTGGGTCATGCCCCGTTCGCCGTCAACGGCCATTTCACCGCCTGCCCAATCGATTAATTTTCCGGCGGTGCTGTTTTTGGTCATTACCAGATAAATGTTGTTAGCCTGCCCAAAATGGATTACCAACAGCTTTGGTTTTTTTTCATACCAAAGGGCTTGTTGCTTAGCGTAATTCATATCGGCGTCCAACTTTTTGCAAAGTTCCTCGGCTTTTTCTTCTTTGTGGAAATAGCTGCCCATTTCTCGAATTAAAGAATCTGTTCCGGCAATAGTATTTTCATAATGCCCAAACTGTTTCATCGGTATCTTTAAATTCTTCAATTGGGTTACCACGTGTTCGGGACCGATATTATTATCCTCCAGAATGAGGGTTGGCTTCATCGAAAGAATGGGTTCCGCTGCCAATGCCCGGTGGTAGCCGATGGTTGGCAAGTCTTTGATTTCTGGTGGATAAGTGCTGGAAACATCCACGGCAACAATATTTTCTTCTGCGCCGAGCGCATAGATAATCTCGCTGTATTGTTTCGAAATACACACAATGCGCTCTTCACTTACCTTCTTTTTGTCTTCATTGCCAAACCTTCCACAAGAGTAAATTGTAATGATTGCAATGGAGAGAAAAATTACTTTTTTCATATTAATTTATAATTTTTGTTTGTTTTATTGCCCCTATGAGCGCAGGAGAGAACTTTTGGCTTGCACTACGCTCTTTAGGACAATATCAACACTAAACAATCGAGTTAAAAATTATATTTAAGGTTTAGACCGCCATAACAAACGGTGTCCAATGGAGCAGGAATGTATGCGTCATCCAATTGGTTCAGGAAAAGCATGAGATAATATTTTTCACCTGTAATATTATCAGCGCCTGCATAGGCATCAAGATCAAAGTGCCCAAAACTCATTCTGTAACCCAGTTTAGCATTGAGCAAACTATAGCTATCTGCCACGTTTAATCCATCGGATGTGAAGGGAACCGGGTCGTGATATGCATAGTTTACTGTTCCGTAAAGACCAAGATTTGTATTGAAATCAACCCCAGCATTTACTACCCAAGGTGCAACCCCCGCAACAGCTTTCCCGCTATAATCAGAAGTTGACAATTCTCCTTCTCTTGATATAGATTGATAGACAAAATCTTCATATTTAAAATCTGAATACGCCACATTTGCATAAGGGCTTATATTATTAAAGAATCCCGTGGCAGATTCATAAGCGGTATATTTCACCAATGCTTCAACCCCTTTATTATTCAGCTCACCACCATTCGCTATAGAGGAATACAAGGTTGTGCCATCGCCAGCTGGAACAGCAACGGAAGTAAACTTGTTTTTGAATATAGCCTGGAAAAGTGCTACTTCATAATGTAATTTGCTATTAATTACATTTCCTTTTGAACCGATTTCAAACTGGTCGCCTTCCTCTG
The Aequorivita iocasae genome window above contains:
- a CDS encoding DUF1697 domain-containing protein; this encodes MDKYIFIEFILMVMNLRYEKHIAFLRGINVGGHKKLKMADLKLLFEDLGFENVSTYIQSGNVVFSAKNVKNLEEKISKEIEKRFGWQVPVLVKSCGGVDKILKACPFKETKKTEAYFMLLAAPPKIELMEAIANLSYPEEEFVIMPQCVYMYYKNGAGKAKLNNNFIEKKLQVAATTRNYRTLAKLVELAK
- a CDS encoding STM3941 family protein, coding for MGTVTLILNPSKAKIIILLVVCTAFVTIGFLIEPQNSFIKWGIILFFGLCICAFALTLLPRASYLKLTPEGFEICSLYQKEFTKWSDIESFGLVNIHYTTIVSITYKSSHTKHKTGKKISQFLAKSDGALPNTYGLKPKKLMALLYEWKHKYENEETYINKYRK
- a CDS encoding heme ABC transporter ATP-binding protein is translated as MIKATNISYKIGSKTILKDISVNFEPGKINLILGPNGAGKSTLVKVICNQLKPQEGTVFYEEKNIRNTSVAELAKVRAVLSQNTELAFPLKVKEVVMMGRYPHFSVNPTSKDEQAIKEAMQFFDVEAMADRDYLTLSGGEKQRVHFARVVSQIWYPSENGCRYLVLDEPLTFLDVHYQFQFMHKLRELLKQKDLVIVGVVHDLNLAAKFADHLVLLNHGELLAAGSKEKVLNAENMKTAYRLEPLIHQDERGMYLFFE
- a CDS encoding FecCD family ABC transporter permease, translated to MKKKTSRYNGTFPILLLLLVIITFFSIRYGAVSISLEEIFSSFKNYFSTPDNMDLTERIFMEIRLPRAILCIFVGASLAVGGTLLQALFRNPIVEPGLIGTSCGAAFGAALYFALGATFGFSVGKWTLALAACLGALLSTGLVFFLSQSRNSGKSSIVALLLTGIAINALFLSGVGFLSYIARDPQARSIVFWNLGTLSGANWTSVLIVGISTIGTILISLRYSKHLNALMIGEEEAQFLGVNIKSLKWKILLINVIMVAVATAFVGVISFVGLIVPHLLRIINGSDNRFLIRNSALLGGILLCVADLISRMVLRPAELPIGIVTSVVGVPIFIFLLQRKNYFF
- a CDS encoding heme/hemin ABC transporter substrate-binding protein, with product MKKVIFLSIAIITIYSCGRFGNEDKKKVSEERIVCISKQYSEIIYALGAEENIVAVDVSSTYPPEIKDLPTIGYHRALAAEPILSMKPTLILEDNNIGPEHVVTQLKNLKIPMKQFGHYENTIAGTDSLIREMGSYFHKEEKAEELCKKLDADMNYAKQQALWYEKKPKLLVIHFGQANNIYLVMTKNSTAGKLIDWAGGEMAVDGERGMTQFSPEVVAQSDPDVILLTDFGYDKLGSTEEVGTLPGISSTRAFKEGKVYRVEEHDMVYLGPRTGENIIELQKLIHQ